The region GCGAGCGGCTGGGCGTCCCGGTCATCGCGGAGAACGACGCCAACCTCGCGGTCCTGGCCGAGCTCCACCGGGGCGCGGGCCAGGGCGCCGAGCACCTCATCCACCTGGTCATCGGCGACGGGGTGGGCGCGGGCATCATCGTCTCGGGCGGGCTGTTCCGCGGGGCGGGCGGCACCGCGGGCGAGGTCGGGCACATCGCGCTGGACCCGCGCGGCCAGGTGTGCCGCTGCGGCAACCGGGGGTGCCTGGAGACGTTCGTGGGGGCCGGGTACCTGCTGGACATGCTGCCGCAGAACACCTATGTCTCCCACGGCCCCGGACCGGCGGCGGTGGAGGACCTGGTGGGCGCCGCCCGCTCGGGCGACCCGGGGTGCCGGCGCATCCTCGCGGAGGCCGGCACGGCGCTGGGCCAGGGCGTGGCGATCATGGCCAACCTGTTCAACCCCGACCGGGTGATCGTCGGCGGCGACCTGGCCGAGGCAGGCGAGCTGTTGCTCGACCCGATGCGGCGGGCCATGGAACTGGGGGCGCTGGGCAGCGCCCTGTCCCGGCTGGAGCTGCTGCCCAGCGCGCTGGGACGCGACGCCTCCCTGTACGGGGCCCTGCGCATGGCGGCGCAGAGCATCCACTGAACCACGCAGGGTGTCCGCGGGCCCCTTCTTGGCCTTCCCTTGGTGAAGCTTTGTGTTGCCCGTACGTGGTCGTCCGTGTTCCTTCCGCGCATGCTGGAGGGAC is a window of Nocardiopsis changdeensis DNA encoding:
- a CDS encoding ROK family transcriptional regulator, translating into MTDTAVTPGSQSALRQANEQRVVDVLRREGTRTQAELARATGLSAASVSNIVRGLRAAGTVAVHDTSSNGRRARAVTLVRPPGTVVAVDFAPERVTVAVGDSEGNMLAREEIDYDVAADPDRGVRRASWLAETTLLRARIDLSTVGSVVASVPGPIDPHGGEVGGISCLPRWAGFRPAEALGERLGVPVIAENDANLAVLAELHRGAGQGAEHLIHLVIGDGVGAGIIVSGGLFRGAGGTAGEVGHIALDPRGQVCRCGNRGCLETFVGAGYLLDMLPQNTYVSHGPGPAAVEDLVGAARSGDPGCRRILAEAGTALGQGVAIMANLFNPDRVIVGGDLAEAGELLLDPMRRAMELGALGSALSRLELLPSALGRDASLYGALRMAAQSIH